From a region of the Methanoculleus receptaculi genome:
- the mvk gene encoding mevalonate kinase, whose protein sequence is MATWSAPGKVFLFGEHAVVYGKPAIAMAIKPRVFVTVRKSRNPTRPKSPYINECFRVMGVRGSVYVRSQLQSSSGLGSSAAVTVATLSAINDEFNLGYSREYIAETAFAIEKKVQKGRASPTDTYVSANGGMVLITGESKRRLPPENLHLVVGNTMVPHSTAKMVEQVANLRQHHPTIANPILDAIGELTLAAIREMSNPKELGQYMDMNHALLEALGVGHPASSRLVLAARASGAYGAKITGAGGGGSIIALCPRRAKNRVAGAIEACEGRAIITTIDTDGAREEKHD, encoded by the coding sequence TTGGCAACCTGGAGCGCGCCGGGCAAGGTCTTCCTGTTCGGCGAGCATGCGGTGGTCTACGGGAAGCCGGCGATCGCGATGGCGATCAAGCCCCGTGTCTTCGTCACGGTGAGGAAGTCCCGGAACCCGACGCGCCCGAAATCGCCATACATCAACGAGTGTTTCAGGGTGATGGGCGTCCGCGGCAGCGTCTATGTCCGCTCGCAACTCCAGAGTTCGTCAGGGCTCGGGTCATCGGCCGCTGTGACCGTGGCGACGCTCTCTGCCATCAACGATGAGTTCAACCTGGGGTATAGCCGCGAGTATATCGCTGAGACTGCGTTTGCCATCGAGAAAAAAGTTCAGAAGGGCCGGGCAAGCCCAACCGACACTTACGTCTCGGCAAACGGGGGGATGGTCCTGATCACGGGTGAGTCCAAACGTAGACTGCCGCCGGAGAACCTCCACCTTGTTGTGGGAAACACCATGGTGCCCCACAGCACCGCAAAGATGGTGGAGCAGGTCGCGAACCTGCGGCAGCACCATCCCACAATAGCAAACCCGATACTGGACGCAATCGGGGAGTTGACGCTTGCTGCCATTCGCGAGATGAGCAACCCGAAGGAACTCGGGCAGTACATGGATATGAACCATGCGCTCCTGGAGGCGCTCGGTGTGGGTCACCCGGCAAGCAGCCGGCTTGTTCTGGCGGCAAGGGCGAGCGGGGCTTACGGGGCCAAGATCACCGGGGCTGGAGGCGGCGGATCGATCATCGCCCTCTGTCCCAGACGTGCAAAGAACCGCGTTGCCGGGGCGATCGAGGCCTGTGAAGGAAGGGCGATAATCACAACCATAGACACCGACGGTGCGAGAGAAGAGAAGCATGACTGA
- a CDS encoding 30S ribosomal protein S11 encodes MAEEKWGIAHIYASFNNTIITITDLSGAETVTKSSGGMVVKQDRNESSPYAAMQMATQVAQNAREKGITGVHVRVRAPGRGKQRSPGPGAQAAIRALARAGMKIGRIEDVTPVPHDSIRSKGGRRGRRV; translated from the coding sequence ATGGCAGAAGAGAAATGGGGCATCGCACACATCTACGCCTCGTTTAACAACACCATCATCACCATAACCGACCTCTCAGGGGCGGAGACGGTCACGAAGAGCAGCGGCGGCATGGTCGTGAAACAGGACCGAAACGAGAGTTCCCCCTACGCCGCCATGCAGATGGCAACACAGGTCGCACAGAACGCACGCGAGAAGGGAATCACCGGCGTTCACGTTCGTGTTCGGGCACCGGGACGCGGGAAACAGCGCAGCCCCGGGCCCGGCGCCCAGGCAGCGATCCGTGCCCTCGCCCGTGCAGGGATGAAGATCGGCCGCATCGAGGACGTCACACCGGTGCCGCACGACAGCATCCGCAGCAAAGGCGGCCGGAGAGGAAGGAGAGTGTAA
- a CDS encoding 50S ribosomal protein L13, with product MVQVIDADGLLLGRMASIVAQRALAGEEIAIVNAEKAIVSGSKARVLANYTRKRERGSREGGPFFPRRPDQIVKRTIRGMLPYKRERGAAALKRIRVYVGVPAEFSGMDMERIEAAHINRLSRPTYVTVGAISTQLGAKY from the coding sequence ATGGTTCAGGTTATCGACGCAGATGGATTACTGCTCGGGCGGATGGCCAGCATCGTCGCACAGCGTGCGCTTGCCGGTGAGGAGATCGCCATCGTGAACGCGGAAAAAGCAATCGTCTCAGGGAGCAAGGCCCGGGTCCTCGCAAACTACACCCGCAAACGCGAGCGTGGGTCGCGTGAGGGAGGGCCGTTCTTTCCGCGCAGGCCAGACCAGATCGTCAAGCGCACCATCCGCGGGATGCTACCCTACAAGCGTGAGCGTGGCGCAGCCGCACTCAAACGGATCAGGGTCTACGTCGGGGTTCCGGCGGAGTTCAGCGGAATGGATATGGAGAGAATCGAGGCGGCGCATATCAACCGACTGAGCAGGCCGACTTACGTAACGGTCGGGGCAATAAGCACCCAGCTCGGAGCTAAATACTGA
- the amrB gene encoding AmmeMemoRadiSam system protein B, with protein sequence MDMRRCSVAGMFYPAEPSHLEQLLEAFFRNKNPDISANGIVSPHAGYIYSGETAACAFSAIQPDFDGTFVVIGPSHHGYMTSASAMPWETPLGIINVDTEFVDALDLRIDETSHRSEHSLEVQMPFIRYRFPRARIAPILMGDQSYEAAMGLAEHLLDAIGHTRRDVRIVASSDFSHYVPEVVARRQDLHVIEALETLDIPEFYRRIIATRATVCGYGPIATMCTVCRHLGGKRGALLRYTTSGDVTEDYNQVVGYAAIAVV encoded by the coding sequence ATGGATATGCGCCGATGCAGTGTAGCGGGGATGTTCTATCCTGCTGAGCCCAGCCACCTGGAGCAGCTCCTGGAGGCATTCTTCCGGAACAAAAATCCAGATATCTCAGCCAACGGCATAGTCTCCCCCCATGCCGGTTATATCTACTCGGGGGAGACCGCGGCCTGTGCCTTCTCTGCAATACAACCTGATTTTGACGGTACATTCGTCGTTATAGGTCCCAGTCATCATGGATACATGACCTCTGCCTCCGCAATGCCCTGGGAGACGCCTCTTGGGATCATCAATGTCGATACAGAGTTTGTCGACGCACTTGATCTCAGGATAGACGAGACCTCGCACCGGAGCGAGCATTCACTTGAGGTGCAGATGCCCTTCATCAGGTACCGGTTCCCCAGGGCAAGGATCGCGCCCATACTCATGGGAGACCAGAGTTACGAGGCTGCGATGGGTCTTGCGGAGCACCTGCTCGACGCGATCGGCCACACCCGGCGGGATGTGAGGATCGTCGCCTCAAGCGACTTCTCTCATTACGTTCCAGAGGTGGTGGCACGGCGGCAGGACCTGCATGTGATCGAGGCGCTCGAAACCCTTGACATACCTGAATTCTACCGGCGGATCATCGCGACCCGGGCAACCGTCTGCGGCTACGGCCCGATCGCGACCATGTGCACCGTCTGCAGGCATCTCGGTGGAAAGAGGGGGGCGCTTCTCCGGTATACGACCAGCGGCGATGTAACGGAGGATTACAATCAGGTAGTGGGGTATGCAGCGATAGCGGTGGTGTAA
- a CDS encoding 50S ribosomal protein L18e → MTKTTANKSNPRLTALIATLKEASRANEAKIWREIAKRLDAPRKNYAEVNLSKINRYANEDEIILVPGKVLGSGVLSLPVKIAAIDFSETAVSKITSARGTCMTIEDLVRENPKGSRVRILR, encoded by the coding sequence ATGACAAAGACTACTGCAAACAAATCAAACCCCCGGCTGACCGCTCTCATCGCGACGCTGAAAGAGGCGTCGCGTGCAAATGAGGCGAAAATCTGGCGCGAGATTGCAAAGAGGCTGGATGCACCCCGGAAGAATTATGCCGAGGTTAACCTCAGCAAGATCAACCGCTACGCAAACGAAGATGAGATAATCCTTGTGCCGGGCAAGGTTCTCGGCAGCGGTGTGCTCAGCCTGCCGGTGAAGATCGCCGCCATTGACTTTTCCGAGACTGCGGTGAGCAAGATCACCAGCGCCAGGGGCACGTGCATGACCATCGAAGACCTTGTTCGAGAGAACCCGAAAGGGAGCAGGGTACGGATCCTCAGGTGA
- a CDS encoding DNA-directed RNA polymerase subunit D: protein MEIAFSRLDERVAKFTLGGVSTSFANMFRRAMMSEVPTLAIENVRIYDNTSVLFDEMLAHRLGLIPLRTDLEHYRLRSECTCGGAGCQFCTVTYTLSAEGPKTVYSSDLIPQDPDAAPVEEKIPIIELSNNQKVVLEAQAVLGTGKEHAKWQATTACGYKNYPVITIDERCDGCGMCLEECARNVLEAADGRVRVVNGRLESCSLCKLCERACLAGGIGDEPAIHISTDPERFIFVVESDGSMPVGEIIERALQYIQKQSGDLVDVINEITGEGM, encoded by the coding sequence ATGGAGATAGCGTTTTCTCGACTGGACGAGAGAGTCGCAAAGTTTACCCTGGGCGGCGTTTCCACGTCGTTTGCCAACATGTTCCGGCGGGCGATGATGAGCGAGGTGCCGACACTTGCCATTGAGAACGTCCGCATCTACGACAATACAAGCGTCCTCTTCGACGAGATGCTGGCACACCGCCTGGGGCTCATCCCCCTGCGGACGGATCTGGAACATTACAGGCTGCGCAGCGAATGCACCTGCGGAGGTGCAGGATGTCAGTTCTGCACGGTTACCTACACGCTCTCCGCCGAAGGGCCAAAGACCGTCTACTCGAGCGACCTGATCCCGCAGGACCCGGATGCCGCACCAGTCGAGGAGAAGATCCCGATCATCGAACTTTCAAATAACCAGAAGGTCGTGCTCGAAGCCCAGGCAGTACTCGGGACCGGAAAGGAGCATGCCAAGTGGCAGGCTACAACCGCCTGCGGCTACAAGAACTATCCGGTAATAACCATCGACGAGCGGTGCGACGGCTGCGGCATGTGCCTCGAGGAGTGCGCCCGCAACGTGCTGGAAGCAGCAGATGGACGTGTCAGGGTCGTCAATGGGCGGCTGGAGTCATGTTCCCTCTGCAAACTCTGCGAGCGGGCGTGCCTTGCAGGTGGGATCGGTGACGAGCCTGCCATCCACATCAGCACCGACCCGGAGAGGTTCATTTTTGTGGTTGAAAGCGATGGTTCGATGCCGGTCGGTGAGATCATCGAGAGAGCGCTACAATACATCCAGAAACAATCAGGAGACCTGGTAGACGTTATTAATGAGATAACGGGAGAGGGGATGTAA
- a CDS encoding DNA-directed RNA polymerase subunit K, with protein MESYTRYERARIIGARALQISMGAPVLVKTRKTEPLEIALEEFERDVIPITVKRKL; from the coding sequence ATGGAATCGTATACCCGGTATGAACGGGCTCGAATTATAGGGGCTCGTGCTCTTCAGATCTCGATGGGTGCACCCGTTCTGGTAAAGACCAGAAAGACTGAGCCGCTTGAGATTGCACTCGAAGAGTTCGAGCGAGACGTGATCCCCATAACAGTGAAGAGGAAGTTGTGA
- a CDS encoding isopentenyl phosphate kinase, producing the protein MTERVVLKLGGSVITDKSGGCTIDHARLREIAEVLAAHREIALVLVHGAGSCGHPEARRYRVDEGLGRDNLPGVYHTHAAVSRLNAAVVEALREAGIEAIGIHPLCLALAEDGRLVSFETRQIAGMADHGIVPVLHGDVVMDTLRGSCIVSGDQVVARLAFALGSRRVGLATDVAGVLRGGSVIPRIDREILESLDVGGSAKTDVTGGMRGKIAELLILADAGIDSEIFHVSQIGRFLDGTDHGGTVITRKE; encoded by the coding sequence ATGACTGAGAGAGTGGTACTTAAACTGGGCGGGAGCGTTATCACCGACAAATCGGGGGGCTGCACCATCGATCACGCCCGGCTGCGCGAGATTGCAGAAGTTCTCGCCGCACACCGGGAGATTGCGCTCGTCCTGGTCCACGGCGCGGGCTCCTGCGGCCACCCGGAGGCCCGGCGCTACCGGGTCGATGAGGGGCTCGGCCGGGATAACCTGCCCGGGGTCTACCACACCCATGCCGCGGTCTCGCGGCTGAACGCCGCGGTCGTCGAGGCCCTGCGGGAGGCAGGGATCGAGGCGATCGGCATTCATCCCCTCTGCCTGGCACTCGCAGAGGACGGCCGCCTGGTCTCGTTTGAGACCCGCCAGATCGCCGGGATGGCAGATCACGGTATCGTGCCCGTGCTGCACGGCGACGTCGTGATGGACACCCTGCGGGGTTCGTGCATTGTCTCGGGTGACCAGGTGGTGGCTAGGCTTGCCTTCGCTCTCGGGAGCAGGCGCGTTGGGCTTGCAACCGATGTTGCCGGTGTGCTCAGAGGAGGATCTGTTATCCCCCGCATCGACCGGGAGATCCTGGAATCGCTCGATGTAGGCGGGTCGGCAAAGACCGACGTGACCGGGGGCATGCGGGGCAAGATCGCTGAACTCCTGATACTGGCCGATGCCGGTATCGACTCAGAGATCTTCCATGTCTCGCAGATCGGCCGGTTCCTGGACGGAACAGATCACGGCGGGACAGTAATAACCAGAAAGGAGTAA
- a CDS encoding RNase J family beta-CASP ribonuclease gives MDIEIITVGGFNEVGRNMTAVRCGKEIVIFDMGLRLDQVMIHEDADIENMHSLDLIEMKAIPDDTIMNTVEGSVKAIVCSHGHLDHIGAVPKLAHRYDAPIISTPYTTELIRQQIAGEQKFGVNNKLFALKAGQRYTISPHLTIEFVRSQHSIIDTVIPVLHTPEGAVIYANDFKLDRTPVLGEPPDFARLRQIGKEGVLALITESVNIADKGRCPSEKIARDLVRDTITSYEDDRSALIVSTFSSHISRIKTIAECAHEIGRKPVLLGRSMERYATAAEQLKLVGFPESLSIFGNRRTVDRTLRRIIKTGKDKFVPIVTGHQGETGAILTRMVMGDTPFKLEKGDKILFSAKVIPNPMNRGQRYLIEARARMAGARIFDDLHVSGHAYREDHYEFVHLLNPQHIIPSHGDIDMTGEYANFAEEVGYTLGNDLHLLRNGGRLLIK, from the coding sequence ATGGATATTGAGATCATAACAGTTGGCGGTTTTAACGAGGTCGGTAGAAATATGACCGCCGTCCGCTGCGGAAAAGAGATTGTCATCTTTGATATGGGGCTGCGCCTCGACCAGGTGATGATCCATGAGGATGCTGATATCGAGAATATGCATTCCCTGGACCTCATCGAGATGAAGGCCATCCCGGATGACACCATCATGAACACGGTCGAAGGGAGTGTAAAGGCGATCGTCTGTTCGCACGGGCACCTGGACCACATCGGTGCGGTACCAAAACTGGCACACCGCTACGACGCCCCGATAATCAGCACACCCTACACCACGGAACTGATAAGGCAGCAGATCGCCGGCGAACAGAAGTTCGGCGTGAACAACAAACTGTTTGCCCTGAAAGCAGGACAGCGTTACACCATATCCCCACACCTGACGATCGAGTTTGTGCGGAGCCAGCACTCGATCATCGATACGGTCATCCCGGTCCTGCATACGCCAGAGGGTGCGGTGATCTATGCAAACGACTTCAAACTGGACAGGACACCCGTGCTCGGAGAACCACCGGATTTCGCCAGGCTGCGGCAGATCGGTAAAGAGGGTGTCCTCGCTCTCATCACCGAGAGCGTCAACATCGCAGATAAAGGACGCTGCCCGAGCGAGAAGATCGCAAGGGACCTCGTCCGGGATACCATCACGAGTTACGAGGATGACAGGAGCGCGCTGATCGTCTCGACCTTCTCCTCACACATCTCCAGGATCAAGACCATTGCGGAGTGCGCCCACGAGATCGGGAGAAAACCAGTTCTCCTCGGGCGTTCGATGGAACGCTACGCCACAGCAGCTGAACAGTTAAAACTGGTCGGGTTCCCTGAGTCCCTCTCGATATTTGGCAACCGGCGGACGGTCGACCGGACGCTTCGACGGATCATAAAGACCGGAAAGGACAAGTTTGTCCCGATCGTCACGGGTCACCAGGGTGAGACAGGCGCCATCCTGACACGGATGGTGATGGGCGATACCCCGTTCAAGCTGGAGAAGGGAGACAAGATCCTCTTCTCGGCCAAGGTGATCCCGAACCCGATGAACCGGGGGCAGCGTTACCTGATCGAGGCCCGCGCCAGGATGGCAGGGGCCCGGATCTTTGACGATCTACACGTCTCCGGCCATGCTTACCGTGAGGATCACTATGAGTTCGTCCACCTCCTCAACCCCCAGCACATCATCCCGTCACACGGCGACATCGACATGACAGGGGAGTACGCGAACTTCGCGGAGGAAGTCGGGTATACGCTTGGAAACGACCTCCACCTCCTCCGGAATGGGGGCAGACTGCTGATAAAGTAG
- the rpsB gene encoding 30S ribosomal protein S2 — protein MTGNELEIELKEPLVSVEEYLAAGVHIGTQQKSKDMMKFIYRVRGDGLYILDIQATDDRIKTAAKFLSQYDPAKILVVTSRQYGQYPAKMFADAIGGMSVIGRFIPGMLTNQRLNKYIEPEVVVVTDPISDAQAVNEAVQTGIPVVALCDTNNMMKYVDLVIPTNNKGRKALSLIYYLLTKEMLRLRGVTTSLTPEDFETEL, from the coding sequence TTGACCGGAAACGAACTTGAGATCGAACTTAAAGAACCGCTGGTATCCGTCGAAGAGTATCTGGCGGCAGGCGTGCACATCGGCACCCAGCAGAAGAGCAAGGACATGATGAAGTTCATCTACCGTGTCCGCGGTGATGGACTCTACATCCTGGACATCCAGGCAACCGATGATCGGATCAAGACTGCTGCAAAGTTCCTTTCGCAGTATGACCCTGCAAAGATCCTGGTCGTCACCTCCAGACAGTACGGGCAGTACCCGGCAAAGATGTTTGCCGATGCCATAGGCGGTATGTCGGTCATCGGCCGGTTTATTCCGGGGATGCTGACCAACCAGCGCCTGAACAAGTACATCGAGCCCGAGGTGGTTGTGGTGACAGACCCGATCAGCGACGCCCAGGCGGTTAATGAAGCTGTCCAGACAGGGATCCCCGTTGTCGCGCTCTGCGATACCAACAACATGATGAAGTACGTCGATCTGGTCATACCGACGAACAACAAGGGCAGAAAGGCGCTCTCGCTGATATACTATCTCCTGACAAAGGAGATGCTGCGCCTGCGCGGCGTGACCACATCGCTCACCCCCGAGGACTTTGAGACAGAGTTATAA
- a CDS encoding 30S ribosomal protein S4 — MAYPGKNHKQYATPKRRFEKTRLDDEKQLIIDYGLRNKRELWKAQSILRKYRAAARELVALRSAGITPEIYQTKKDQLISHLYRYGLVGDNADVGDVLALKVEQQLDRRLQTQVLRKGLARTPKQARQFITHGHIAIGGQRVTVPGYRVTREEEPEIGYYGVSPLTNEVHPERGRITRAGVR; from the coding sequence ATGGCATATCCAGGAAAAAACCACAAGCAGTATGCAACACCCAAGCGCCGGTTCGAGAAGACGCGGCTCGATGACGAGAAGCAGCTTATCATCGATTACGGACTGCGAAACAAGCGCGAACTCTGGAAAGCCCAGAGCATTCTGCGGAAGTATCGTGCTGCCGCCCGTGAACTGGTGGCTCTCAGGTCGGCGGGTATAACCCCCGAGATCTACCAGACGAAGAAAGACCAGCTCATCAGCCACCTCTACCGCTACGGTCTCGTCGGAGATAACGCCGATGTGGGCGACGTTCTCGCCCTCAAGGTAGAACAGCAGCTCGACCGCCGACTCCAGACGCAGGTGCTTCGCAAGGGGCTCGCACGCACCCCAAAACAGGCCCGACAGTTCATCACCCACGGACACATTGCGATCGGCGGCCAGCGTGTGACGGTGCCGGGCTACCGGGTCACCAGGGAAGAGGAACCGGAGATCGGCTACTACGGCGTCTCCCCCCTCACGAACGAAGTCCACCCGGAGAGAGGGCGCATCACCCGCGCAGGAGTGAGGTAA
- a CDS encoding 30S ribosomal protein S9 has translation MVKIVNSSGKRKTAIARATLKPGNGRIRINSVPLEIYGSEVIRMKIAEPLLLVPDALDDVDVAIEVSGGGRMGQAEAIRTALARGILEWHNDPQIKDAFLSYDRTLLVNDSRQKETKKPQGPGARAKFQKSYR, from the coding sequence ATGGTAAAGATCGTAAATTCAAGCGGTAAGAGGAAGACAGCAATTGCCAGGGCGACTCTGAAGCCCGGCAACGGCCGTATCCGGATCAACTCTGTGCCCCTGGAGATCTACGGGAGCGAGGTGATCAGGATGAAGATCGCTGAACCGCTGCTGCTGGTTCCAGACGCACTCGACGACGTTGATGTCGCGATCGAGGTCTCCGGCGGCGGTAGAATGGGGCAGGCCGAGGCCATCCGGACAGCACTCGCGCGCGGCATCCTGGAGTGGCATAACGACCCGCAGATAAAGGATGCGTTCCTGTCGTATGACCGGACACTGCTCGTGAACGACTCGCGGCAGAAAGAGACCAAGAAACCGCAGGGTCCTGGCGCACGGGCGAAGTTCCAGAAGTCTTATCGCTGA
- the eno gene encoding phosphopyruvate hydratase → MTTIEEITLRTILDSRGNETVEADIYTSRGFGRAAAPGGASTGTYEAKVRPPREAIENAREHLIPSLIGEDACDQITFDALLREIDGTPDFRSIGANVAVALSLACAKAAASSLDLELFRYLGGAFASETPLPLGNIIGGGAHAPNATSIQEFLVVATGASGATEAVFVNAAVHKTVKKILQAQGKLTGKGDEGAWAPAITDAEAFEVLGEAIGIVSDETNLEIRMGIDMAASELWDGEHYRYRDAVRNRDDQITYVADLVDRYNLVYVEDPFFEEDFEAFADLTASVQDRCLVCGDDLFVTNVERIIQGIETGAANCVLIKPNQIGTLTDTFEAIRLADENGLETVMSHRSGETTDATIAHLGTAFGCIFLKTGVVGGERIAKLNELIRIEELI, encoded by the coding sequence ATGACGACCATCGAAGAGATTACCCTGAGAACAATCCTGGACAGCCGCGGAAACGAGACCGTTGAGGCTGATATATACACATCCCGCGGTTTCGGCCGGGCTGCGGCACCCGGTGGTGCCAGCACAGGAACCTATGAAGCAAAGGTGCGGCCGCCGCGCGAAGCCATCGAGAACGCGCGGGAACACCTGATTCCATCGCTAATCGGGGAGGACGCCTGCGATCAGATCACGTTTGATGCACTGCTCCGGGAGATCGATGGAACACCCGATTTCAGGTCGATCGGCGCAAACGTCGCCGTCGCACTCTCGCTTGCATGTGCAAAGGCGGCTGCATCGTCACTCGACCTGGAACTCTTCCGCTACCTTGGAGGTGCGTTCGCTTCCGAGACACCGCTGCCGCTTGGCAACATCATCGGCGGAGGTGCACATGCACCGAACGCAACGTCCATCCAGGAGTTCCTGGTGGTCGCCACAGGGGCTTCCGGAGCGACAGAAGCCGTATTTGTGAACGCCGCCGTCCATAAGACCGTGAAGAAGATCCTGCAGGCGCAAGGCAAACTCACCGGAAAAGGAGATGAAGGCGCCTGGGCGCCGGCGATAACCGATGCGGAGGCGTTTGAGGTCCTGGGAGAGGCGATTGGAATCGTCTCGGATGAGACGAACCTCGAGATCCGTATGGGGATCGACATGGCAGCAAGCGAACTCTGGGACGGCGAGCACTACCGCTACAGGGATGCTGTGCGGAACCGTGATGACCAGATCACCTACGTGGCGGATCTCGTCGACCGCTACAACCTCGTCTACGTGGAGGACCCATTCTTTGAGGAGGACTTCGAGGCGTTTGCAGACCTGACCGCCAGCGTCCAAGACCGGTGCCTGGTCTGCGGTGACGACCTCTTCGTGACCAACGTCGAGCGGATCATACAGGGGATCGAAACAGGCGCGGCAAACTGCGTCCTGATCAAACCAAACCAGATCGGAACACTCACCGATACCTTTGAGGCGATACGCCTCGCCGATGAGAACGGCCTGGAGACAGTAATGAGTCACCGTTCCGGAGAGACAACCGACGCGACCATAGCGCACCTGGGAACGGCGTTCGGATGTATCTTCCTAAAGACCGGGGTGGTCGGCGGGGAGCGGATAGCCAAACTGAACGAACTGATTCGAATAGAGGAGCTGATCTAA
- a CDS encoding DNA-directed RNA polymerase subunit N, which translates to MIPVRCFTCGKVISTAWKEFKERRDAGEDPKQILDDLGLERYCCRRMLLTHKEVVEDLNPYQ; encoded by the coding sequence ATGATACCCGTACGATGTTTTACATGCGGTAAGGTCATTTCCACCGCCTGGAAAGAGTTCAAGGAGCGGCGAGATGCAGGCGAGGATCCCAAACAGATCCTCGACGATCTCGGTCTGGAACGTTACTGCTGCAGGCGGATGCTGCTGACGCACAAAGAAGTGGTGGAGGACCTGAACCCGTATCAATGA
- the fni gene encoding type 2 isopentenyl-diphosphate Delta-isomerase, translated as MRRDTATSSRKRDHLEICYEQPVEAGDAGFGDVRLVHNAIPECDMDAIDLKTRFLDAKLDSPLFIAAMTGGHPDTLEVNRRLARAAERYNLGMGVGSQRAALENPELEGSFTVVREEAPHAFLCANLGIIQLRDHGIEWAERAVEMIDAQAIAIHVNLLQEAIQPEGDHSAVGCLEALRGLCEEFSRPVIVKETGSGISAETARKIFGAGAKAIDIGGYGGTSWAKIERLRATAPELAELGEAFLSWGIPTVVSLCEVRRAGGPTIATGGLRSGIDIAKSLALGADLGGMALPLLKPAMESEEALSATIEGIHRHLRVAMFLTGSLTVADLRHTRTYITGLTRQMIESNDKTKDPARRLHGY; from the coding sequence ATGAGAAGGGATACCGCCACATCCTCACGGAAACGCGATCACCTGGAGATATGCTATGAGCAGCCTGTTGAGGCAGGTGATGCAGGATTCGGGGATGTGCGGCTTGTTCATAATGCCATCCCTGAGTGCGACATGGATGCGATCGATCTAAAAACACGGTTCCTCGACGCAAAACTCGATTCCCCCCTTTTCATTGCAGCAATGACCGGAGGACACCCCGACACCCTGGAGGTGAACCGGCGGCTGGCACGTGCCGCCGAACGGTATAACCTGGGTATGGGTGTCGGTTCTCAGCGAGCGGCACTGGAAAATCCGGAACTTGAAGGGAGTTTCACCGTCGTGCGGGAGGAGGCGCCCCACGCGTTCCTCTGCGCCAACCTCGGGATCATCCAGCTGCGCGACCACGGCATCGAATGGGCTGAACGGGCGGTTGAGATGATCGATGCGCAGGCGATCGCGATCCACGTCAACCTGCTCCAGGAGGCGATCCAGCCCGAAGGCGATCACAGCGCTGTCGGGTGCCTGGAGGCGTTGCGCGGCCTCTGTGAAGAGTTCTCCCGTCCGGTCATCGTGAAGGAGACGGGTTCCGGCATATCGGCCGAAACCGCAAGGAAGATCTTTGGGGCCGGAGCAAAAGCCATCGATATCGGCGGCTACGGAGGCACGTCGTGGGCGAAGATCGAACGCCTGCGGGCAACCGCCCCTGAACTCGCTGAACTCGGGGAGGCGTTCCTCTCCTGGGGGATACCGACGGTGGTAAGCCTATGCGAGGTGCGGAGAGCAGGAGGCCCGACCATCGCGACAGGGGGGTTGCGTTCGGGGATCGATATTGCAAAATCCCTTGCTCTCGGGGCGGACCTCGGGGGTATGGCATTGCCCCTCCTGAAACCGGCGATGGAGAGTGAAGAAGCCCTATCTGCAACCATCGAGGGGATACACCGCCACCTTCGCGTGGCGATGTTCCTGACGGGGTCCCTAACGGTAGCGGATCTCCGGCACACCAGGACGTATATCACCGGCCTGACCAGGCAGATGATTGAATCAAACGACAAAACAAAAGATCCTGCAAGGAGGCTACATGGATATTGA